A region of the Arenibacter antarcticus genome:
CCCTGTTTCTTTGATGATCTTATGGCGGAGTTCCGAAGAGTATTGGTAGGCACCAAAAAAACGATCCATTCCCGTAAGGTCGGCATAAAATTCATCGATACTGGATTTTTCGAACAAGGGTACCTGTTCCTTGATGATATCGGTTACAATATCCGATTGCTTGCTGTAGTTTCCTGCGTTTCCTTTTATGATTACCGCTTCTGGACAAAGTTCCTTGGCCATTTTCATGGGCATTCCGGAATGCACCCCAAAGCCTCGGGTCTCGTAACTACAAGCAGCTACAACACCTCTATCACTGGTGCCTCCAACCAATATAGGCCTATTGTTAAGCCTACTGTCCTGAAGTCGCTCTACGGATACATAAAAAGTATCCAAATCTAAATGGAGTATTGTTTTGTTCATAGCATTCCAAAAAAGGTATGCTAAATTATGGAATATTTCCAATATTATGGAATTAATCCACACCGCATTTTGAAATAGACTTTATTTAGGGTAATTGTAATTTTTTTTATGTGAAGAAAAGTGTGACCAATTTATGAGGGCATCAAAAAAGAAATTGTTTCTTGTAAGGATTATTGAAAGAATTAATAAATGGCACTATCTTTTTTTAAAAGAAGTATAACAAGAGCGATAAGAACGCCATGAAAAAACAGAATAACACTAAAGTCAAGAAAAACTTAAGTGTTATGGTGCCTTTTATTTCCTTTCCTTTTCCCGAAAATAATTCCTTTAAATACCGGATGCCTTTCATAAATTAAATTTAAAAATTATTCGATGTCAATGCCTCGAGGTTTTATTTTCTTAATCGAACGCAAATCCGGTACTGATCCTAGAATTAAAAGTGTAAAGAACTATGGCGGTGATGTTTAGACTAAACCAACAGAACGCTTTCAAATAACTCCTGACCACGATATTCCCAGCTATTTAAACCCCTCAGAATAGATTTCTTTACTGATTAATTTGTCATCAACTTTATGAGATATCACTTTATTACAAATCACGGTTAAACATGGTCCACACAAAAATTAAGTTGATGAAAAGGAGAAAAAAGGGTTAAAGGGTGAGCGGTATTATGGCAGGTGGAAGGAAGTGTAATTTTCCTGTAATAGGCCACAAACGGACTATATGGAGGGTCAAGCTAAAAATGCAATCCCAGATTACTTATATAGGATGGCCATAGTACTTCTTTGAATAAACATTTTTTTTTCAAGGTGGAATCTGGGTAGGGCTCGTAGTCCTTTACAAATCGTTGAACGACAGGTGTTTAGTTCACTTCATTTTTCGCATCAAACCTTCTTGGGCTACCGAGGCAATTAGTGTTCCCTGTCGGTTGAAAATACTTCCCCTAGAAAAACCTCTGGCATTGGAGGCACTTGGACTATCCATAGTATATAAAAGCCAGTCGGCAATATTAAAATCGCGATGAAACCAAATGGCATGGTCAATACTTGCATAAAATGTTTTATCCGCTCTCAGCTGTTCCCTGTGGGGAAGGGAGGCGGTAGTAAGGATATTGTAATCGGACATATAGGCCAACAACTGATGTTGTAACGGCAAGCTGGCCGTTATTGGTGTTGCGGAACGCATCCACATATGGTTAAAAGGCGGCCCATTTTTTGTAAGTAGGGCGCTAAGCCGTTCCACTGGTTTAAAATCGAATATTTTGGGGTGTGTAAGTTGGATAAATTTATAGGTATAGGGGTCTATTTGCTCCATCTCCTCTAGCTGATCCAAACTGTTCAATAGTTTTTTAGGGGTTATTACATTAGGTATGGAAATCTGGTGATCTACTCCCTCTTCCTTTACTTGAAAGGAAGCGGCCATATTAAAAATAGCCTTACCATTTTGTTTGGCCACTACTCGTCTTGTTGCAAAACTACCTCCGTCCCTAATATTTTCCACTTCGTAGGTTATGGGAATACTAAGGTCTCCCCCTAAAATAAAATAAGCGTGCATGGAATGGGCAATCTTATTGTCTGGTACCGTTTGATAGGCCGCATGCAGGGATTGTGCCAACACTTGTCCTCCAAATACCCTGCCCCATGGAGCCTGATAATTCTGTCCGATAAAAGTAGTATCGCCTATACGTTCTAAGCTAAGTAATTCTATTAAGTCTTCTATACTGTTCATATTTTGATAGCCAAGGCTTTTTTTATTTGGAAAATGTTCTTTTACAAAGGTATGTTTCCATGCTTCTTCTTGGGCAGATTAACTACCTTTTTTTCCAATATTGAAAACCCCTTAATTAATTTTCTACGGGTATCCTTGGGGAGGATAACCTCATCTATAAATCCTCTTTCTGCTGCACTAAAGGGATTGGCAAACTTTTCTGCGTATTCTTGTTCCTTTTCCCTTAGTTTGCTTTCTGGGTCCTTGGCGTCCATGATCTCCTTTCTAAAGATGATTTCGCTTGCCCCTTTGGCGCCCATTACGGCAATTTCGGCAGTGGGCCAAGCGTAATTTAGGTCGGCCCCAATGTGTTTAGAGTTCATTACATCATAGGCCCCACCATAGGCTTTTCTGGTAATGACCGTAATTTTGGGGACAGTGGCCTCACTAAGGGCATACAGTAATTTGGCGCCATTAGTAATAATACCGTTCCATTCTTGATCCGTGCCGGGTAGAAATCCAGGAACATCTACCAATACTAATAAGGGAATATTAAAACAATCACAAAAGCGGGTAAATCTGGCAGCTTTTTTGGAGCTGTCCACGTCTAGCACCCCAGCTAAACTCATAGGCTGATTAGCAACTATCCCGATACTTTTGCCTGCCAAACGGGCGAATCCTACCACAATATTTTCTGCATAAAGTTTATGTACCTCAAAGAAAGTGTCCGTATCTATTAATTCTTGGATGACATGTCGCATATCATAAGGCTGATTGGCGTTTTCAGGAATAATGGTTTCCAGATCCTCCCTGATTTCCGTTTGTAATGAATAGGGGAGCGAACTTGGTATATCTTCACAATTTTGGGGGAAATAACTGATTAATTGTTTTATCTGGGCTATACATTCCATGTCGTTCATAGCTGTAAAATGGGTGACTCCAGACTTGGTAGCGTGGGTGATGGCCCCGCCCAGCTCTTCGGAAGTTACCTCCTCATTGGTAACAGTCTTTACCACATTAGGGCCGGTAACAAACATATAACTGGTATTTTCTACCATTAGGGTAAAGTCAGTCATAGCAGGGGAGTACACTGCCCCTCCGGCACAGGGCCCCATAATGGCGGATATTTGGGGGATTACCCCAGATGCCATAACATTTCTATGAAAAATATCAGCGTAACCGCCCAAAGAGCGAACCCCCTCCTGTATTCTTGCGCCTCCACTATCGTTAAGTCCTATAATAGGAACACCAATTTTCATGGCCATATCCATTATTTTACAAATTTTCTCGGCATTCGTTTCGGAAAGAGAACCTCCAAATACCGTAAAATCTTGAGCAAAAACACACACTTCCCGTCCGTGGATCGTTCCAAATCCAGTGACCACCCCATCACCATAAAAAATCTGTTTGTCCATTCCAAAATCCGTGGTCCTATGGGTAACCAAAGCGCCCATTTCTTCGAAGGAGCCCTCGTCTAATAAAAAATGAATTCGTTCACGGGCCGTTAATTTACCTTTGGCGTGTTGGGCATCCATCCGTTTTTTTCCGCCTCCCAATTTGGAAAGTGCAATTTTTTCCGCCACTGTTTTTACTTTCTCCTTCATTAAATAATAGGCTTTATAATAATTATGGATCTTAATCTAAAAATTCTTAGACCCTTGGGTCGGGGTTTTCTATTCACCTCTCCTTGGGAGAGGTCAGAACTGTCATTTTGGACAGTTCTGGGTGTGTAAAATAAAAAATTTTTATAAATTTTTTATTTATTAGTTCTTTTTAATGACCAGCTAGACTTTTCCCGATCGGGAATTTTTAGTTGTGCCTTGTGTTCCAAATAAAGTTTAAGTCCCACCAAAGCGGCAATTTTTCGCTCCTGCTCATATTGTACTTGCAAGGCTTCGGTAGTAAAATGTTTCTTTACAAAGTGGGTGTCAAAATTACCAGAGGTAAAGGCGGGGTGTTCAAAGACAAATTTACCAAATGGCAGTGTTGTCTCCAGACCTGCTATCTTGTAGTTAGCTATAGCCTGAAGCATACGCTGTATGGCTTCTTGGCGATCTTTTCCATATGCAATCAATTTGGACAGCATAGGGTCATAGTAAATTGGGATGGTCATGCCTTCCTCAAAACCATCGTCCAACCGTATTCCAGGACCATGGGGGCGTTGGTATGTTTCTAGTGTGCCAATACTGGGCAAAAAATCATTAAAGGGGTCTTCTGCATACACTCTTAGTTCAACTGCGTGTCCTTTGATGGATAGTTCCTCTTGGGATAGTTCCAATACTTGGTTCCTTGCAATCTTGATCTGTTGTTCCACTAAATCTATCCCTGTAATCATCTCCGTGACAGGATGTTCTACTTGCAATCGGGTATTCATTTCCAAAAAATAAAAATTATTGTCCGTATCCAGTAAAAACTCTACGGTTCCGGCACCAACATAATTACAAGCTTTGGCTACCATAATTGCTGCTTCACCCATTGCGGTTCTTATTTTTGGGGTAAGTACCGCAGATGGAGCTTCCTCAATTACCTTTTGATGTCTCCTTTGTACACTGCATTCTCGCTCAAATAAATGTACTGTATTCCCGTGATTATCGGCCAATATCTGTATCTCTATATGCCTTGGGGAGTCAATGTATTTTTCCAGAAACACGGCCCCACTTCCAAAAGCGGCTATAGCCTCGCTGATTGCGCGATGCATTTGTTCCTCCAATTCATCGGCTTGTTGGACCACCCTCATTCCTTTACCGCCGCCTCCGGCCGCCGCCTTAATTAGTATGGGATAACCAATTTGATTGGCAATGGTCTTGGCCAAGACTATATCGGTTATGGCTTTATCTATACCGGGCACCATGGGAATATTATAATCTTTTACCGTCTCCTTAGCAGCTAATTTATCGCCCATAACTCTTATCGCATGAGGTTTAGGACCTATAAAAGTAATCCCGTTTTCTGTCAAAAGTTGTGCAAAAACGGCATTTTCACTTAAAAATCCGTATCCAGGATGTACTGCATCGGAATGGGTGTCTTGGACCGCCTTCAGGAGCTTCTCCATATTTAAATAGGACTCGGAGGAAGGGGAATTCCCAATATACACCGCTTCATCCGCAAACCGCACATGGGGGGACTCCCTGTCCGCATCCGAATATACCGCAACGGTCTTTATACCCATTTTTTGGACAGTCCGCATTATTCTCAATGCAATTTCTCCTCTATTGGCTATCAGTATTTTTTTCATATTCGTAGTGATCTAAGCTTATTCCATTTCTATTAAAATCTGACCCTTTACCACGGCATCGTCGATCTTCACCTCTATTCGTTTAATAACGCCCTGTCCGGGGGAAGTTATGATATTCTCCATTTTCATTGCTGATAAAACCAGTAGGGGTGTGCCTTTAGAAACTTCTTGACCAACAGTGGCCATAATGTCTATTATAAGCCCTGGCATGGGTGCCTTTACTTTGTTTATTTGCTGTGATTTGGCTGCGAGCATTCCCAATTTATCTACCATTTGGTCGTACTGGTCCTGTAGCTTTAGGGGATAAGTATTACCATTTACCTCAACGGTGATCAGCTTGTTGGGAAAATCAGCTTGAATCACTTTAATATCATATGATTTTAAGTCGGACAAGGAATGATATTGTGAATCACCAATGGAAATAATATCCAATGCTTCCAAATCTTCTTGGTTGAATGTAAAACTATCTTCTTGGATACTTATGAGGTAATTGTTCATGTTATGTGGTTTTCTTCTGCTGCTTGGGACTAAGATATGTAAAAGATTTAAAAAACCTACGCAGCTATTTTGCAAGGTTAACTGCCTAATTTTAAAATTATATCGAGGTTCCATATGAAAAATGGGTGTACTATATCTTGTTGTAAGCTAATCTATTAGTTAGTTTTTTGATATAGGAAAGGGGGCAGGGTCTTCTTGATAAAAGAAATAGGATGAAATTGTCCGAATTATGATTTTTATCATGTTATATTATTGTTATGCATCCTAATTTTGTCCTAATAATAAGTTAAAACTCAACGGAGATGAATTAAAAGCCAAAAAAGTATTGATAAATCTAAGGATTACTAATAGAAAAAGATTGACCATAACTATTAAAACAGAAAACAGATGAAAATAATTTTTAAGAGTGCTGCAATCCTTTTTTCAGCTTTGATCATGAGCTGTGGGGGAAAGGAAGAAAAGAAAAAGGAGGGCTTTAGTGTTGATAGGGCTAAGACCAAAACTGAAAAGCCTGCTACTCCAGCGGCTTCTGAAGTGAAGGCATCCGAAACAGTTGATCTCACTAATAAGGGAATTGGTCCAATTACCTCAATTACTTTGGGTGCAGACATAGACCAGGACATGGCTAAAACAGGAAAAGAAGTATATGATCAAATGTGTTTGGCCTGTCATAGGGTAGGTAAGAAATTTATAGGCCCGGCCCCGGATGGTGTAATGGAAAGACGTACGCCGGAATGGGTAATGAATATGATACTGAATCCTGAAGGGATGGTAAAAGAAGATCCTTTGGCGAAAGCGCTATTTATGGAGTTTAACGGATCTCCTATGGCCAATCAAGGACTTACAGAAGAACAGGCCAGGGCAGTCGTGGAATACTTTAGAACCTTATAATATAAAACACCCTTATATGAAGCCAATCATTAACTTAAAATCATGTCTCGCATCATTTTTTATACTGGGTCTAGTATTCAGTTGTAAAAATGAGGGCAAAACCGCAACGACGGATACCTCCAATTCTACGGAAACTGGAATTAATGCAAATCAGGGCCAGGCCTTCATAGAGGATGATGGTTCTACGCCTAATGTGCTAAATATTGCTATAGGCTCGCCAGATCATACCACTTTGGTAGCGGCCGTGCAGGCAGCAAGTTTGGAAAATGTGTTGGTAAATGCGGGACCTCTTATGGTTTTTGCGCCTACCAATGAGGCATTTGACGCCTTGCCCGAAGGTACAGTGGAAGATCTATTGAAACCGGAAAACAAGGAGGCCTTGGCTAATATTTTAAAGTTCCATGTAACCCCCGGCAATTACAGCAAGGATTTTATAAAGAAATTTAAAAAATTGGGACAGGCAAACAACCAGAGTGTTCCCGTTGAGGTAAAAGGGGAGGATGTCTATGTTGGCGGTGCAAAAATAATTGCCAGTATCCCTGGCGGCAATGGAATTGTACATGTGGTGGATAAGGTAATGTTGCCTCCTACAGAATAATACTAAATAAAGAATAAACAATTAAATAGTTGAAATGAGAAAATATAAAAATTTGTTTTTAGGATTGCTGGGTGTTTTCGCGCTGATGACCAGCTGTAACAACCAAGGAAAATCCAGTTCCGGAGGAGCCTTGGGATCAAATGCCGCAGATCGGGTATACGTTGGTCCGGGAGAGTAT
Encoded here:
- a CDS encoding acetyl-CoA carboxylase biotin carboxyl carrier protein subunit → MNNYLISIQEDSFTFNQEDLEALDIISIGDSQYHSLSDLKSYDIKVIQADFPNKLITVEVNGNTYPLKLQDQYDQMVDKLGMLAAKSQQINKVKAPMPGLIIDIMATVGQEVSKGTPLLVLSAMKMENIITSPGQGVIKRIEVKIDDAVVKGQILIEME
- a CDS encoding acyl-CoA thioesterase II encodes the protein MNSIEDLIELLSLERIGDTTFIGQNYQAPWGRVFGGQVLAQSLHAAYQTVPDNKIAHSMHAYFILGGDLSIPITYEVENIRDGGSFATRRVVAKQNGKAIFNMAASFQVKEEGVDHQISIPNVITPKKLLNSLDQLEEMEQIDPYTYKFIQLTHPKIFDFKPVERLSALLTKNGPPFNHMWMRSATPITASLPLQHQLLAYMSDYNILTTASLPHREQLRADKTFYASIDHAIWFHRDFNIADWLLYTMDSPSASNARGFSRGSIFNRQGTLIASVAQEGLMRKMK
- a CDS encoding fasciclin domain-containing protein, whose amino-acid sequence is MKPIINLKSCLASFFILGLVFSCKNEGKTATTDTSNSTETGINANQGQAFIEDDGSTPNVLNIAIGSPDHTTLVAAVQAASLENVLVNAGPLMVFAPTNEAFDALPEGTVEDLLKPENKEALANILKFHVTPGNYSKDFIKKFKKLGQANNQSVPVEVKGEDVYVGGAKIIASIPGGNGIVHVVDKVMLPPTE
- a CDS encoding cytochrome c, which produces MKIIFKSAAILFSALIMSCGGKEEKKKEGFSVDRAKTKTEKPATPAASEVKASETVDLTNKGIGPITSITLGADIDQDMAKTGKEVYDQMCLACHRVGKKFIGPAPDGVMERRTPEWVMNMILNPEGMVKEDPLAKALFMEFNGSPMANQGLTEEQARAVVEYFRTL
- a CDS encoding DUF6747 family protein, translating into MVRSYLKAFCWFSLNITAIVLYTFNSRISTGFAFD
- a CDS encoding acyl-CoA carboxylase subunit beta, with product MKEKVKTVAEKIALSKLGGGKKRMDAQHAKGKLTARERIHFLLDEGSFEEMGALVTHRTTDFGMDKQIFYGDGVVTGFGTIHGREVCVFAQDFTVFGGSLSETNAEKICKIMDMAMKIGVPIIGLNDSGGARIQEGVRSLGGYADIFHRNVMASGVIPQISAIMGPCAGGAVYSPAMTDFTLMVENTSYMFVTGPNVVKTVTNEEVTSEELGGAITHATKSGVTHFTAMNDMECIAQIKQLISYFPQNCEDIPSSLPYSLQTEIREDLETIIPENANQPYDMRHVIQELIDTDTFFEVHKLYAENIVVGFARLAGKSIGIVANQPMSLAGVLDVDSSKKAARFTRFCDCFNIPLLVLVDVPGFLPGTDQEWNGIITNGAKLLYALSEATVPKITVITRKAYGGAYDVMNSKHIGADLNYAWPTAEIAVMGAKGASEIIFRKEIMDAKDPESKLREKEQEYAEKFANPFSAAERGFIDEVILPKDTRRKLIKGFSILEKKVVNLPKKKHGNIPL
- the accC gene encoding acetyl-CoA carboxylase biotin carboxylase subunit, with amino-acid sequence MKKILIANRGEIALRIMRTVQKMGIKTVAVYSDADRESPHVRFADEAVYIGNSPSSESYLNMEKLLKAVQDTHSDAVHPGYGFLSENAVFAQLLTENGITFIGPKPHAIRVMGDKLAAKETVKDYNIPMVPGIDKAITDIVLAKTIANQIGYPILIKAAAGGGGKGMRVVQQADELEEQMHRAISEAIAAFGSGAVFLEKYIDSPRHIEIQILADNHGNTVHLFERECSVQRRHQKVIEEAPSAVLTPKIRTAMGEAAIMVAKACNYVGAGTVEFLLDTDNNFYFLEMNTRLQVEHPVTEMITGIDLVEQQIKIARNQVLELSQEELSIKGHAVELRVYAEDPFNDFLPSIGTLETYQRPHGPGIRLDDGFEEGMTIPIYYDPMLSKLIAYGKDRQEAIQRMLQAIANYKIAGLETTLPFGKFVFEHPAFTSGNFDTHFVKKHFTTEALQVQYEQERKIAALVGLKLYLEHKAQLKIPDREKSSWSLKRTNK